Within the Burkholderia mayonis genome, the region CGACCATGATCGGAAAGCCGTCCGCGAACTGCGCGTACGACGTGAACGCGCCCGTCCATTTCGCGCCGACCACGCGCCGCGCATTGGGCGCGAAGCGCGCGAGCCGCGCAGGCGTGCCGAGGAATTCGCTGAACCAGCGCGCCGCATGCGCGCCGGCGTCGAGTGCGTTCACGGTGTCGCGCCAGATGGTCGCCGCGAGCGGTTCCGCGCCCGCGAGCGCCGACGCCGCGAGCGGCGTGCGCAGCTCCGGCATGCCGGGCGCGGCGACGACGAGGTCGCGCTCGCCGATCTCCGTGCGCACGAGCGCGAGCTTCGGATGTGTGCGCTGCGTGATCATCGCGCCCGTCGGGTCGGCGACCATCCAGTTGCGGTCGTATTCGAGCCCCGTGACGAGCAATTGCGCGCGAACCGTCGCAATGCCCGCGCAGGACTTGATCGGATAGACGAAAAGATCGCTGATGACTGGCATGGCGCGCTCGAACACGGAGACCGGTACGGAGTAAGGAAAACGCAGGCGGAATCGTGATTCTGCCAGATTGCCCGCGTCCCCGACGTTCGGGGCCGAGCGTGTCCGCCAGACGTGCCGAGGCGGGCCGCGCGAATCCCCGGCCGGCCTTGCGTTCGCGCGGCGGCGGCAGGAGGGCCGATCGTCGCGTCACGCCGTGTGGGCGAGCGTGTGCGATGCCCGCCGTCGCCGGTCCGGGGCCCGGTCTTTCCGCCATTCAGGGCCATTTTGCCGAGGGGAAGGGGCTCAAACCTCAAGCGTCAATCCCGAAGCATCCGGCGCCAAGCCCTTGACATCAGGCGTCGCGAGCCGCACAGGCCGGGCGTCGCCGTCCGGATGCCCAAGCTTCCAAGCCCTTGAGCGGCCGAGTTTTCGACCACGCCGGCACCCGGCTCCCGAGATCTCGAATCGTCGCACGAAAGCTTTATGGAAGGCATCTGGAAGGACTGTGTGAATGTAAATTCGGGTAAATACCGGGTTGGAGGGAACCGGTTCCAACTATCGGCGCACGCACCCGCCAAACCCTTGCTGGTGCAGCGTTGAAACTAACTAGTTAGTGAATTCCAGCGTTGTGCGGAGCCTACGAATCTTTATTCTCCGTTTTGCAACAACGACGAATCGGTGAGAATGGCGGCCGCATGGACACACCATGCGTGACACACACCAGAAGAATTTCTTGAGGACGGAGAATCAATGAAAAAGCGCACAGCGGTCGCGATGGCGGCCGTCGGATTGGCGGCTGTCGCCACGGCGCACGCTCAGAGCAGCGTGACGCTTTACGGTATCGTCGATAACGGTATCGCGTATCAGAACAGCAGCACGTCGCTCGGTTCGACGACGGGCGGCCACTCGGCCGTGAAGATGTCGACGGGCGTGTGGGCGGGCAGCCGCTTTGGCCTGAAGGGCAGCGAAGACCTGGGCGGCGGCTCGAAGGCGATCTTCCAGTTGGAGTCGGGCTTCAGCACGGCCAACGGCACGTCGCAATTCTCGGGCGGCATCTTCACACGTCAGGCGTGGGTCGGCCTGACCAATCCGACGTACGGTACGCTGACGGCCGGCCGTCAATACACCGCGTACTACACGCTGCTGTCGCCTTACAGCCCGACGACCTGGCTCACCGGCTACTTCGGCGCGCACCCGGGCGACATCGACTCGCTCGACACCAGCTACCGCACGAACAACTCGCTCGTCTACATGTCGCCGAAGTTCTACGGTTTCACGTTCGGCGGCTCGTATGCATTCGGCGGCCAGCCGGGCAGCGTGAACGCCGGCTCGACGTGGAGCGCGGGCATCCAGTACATGAACGGTCCGCTCGGCGTCGCCGCTGCGTTCCAGCGCGTGAACAACTCGACGCCAGGCGGCGGCGCCGTGTGGGGTGCGAATTCGGCGACGTCGAACGGCGGCGCGCAGACGGCCATTTCGGCGATCAACAACGGCTACACGACCGCGCAGGCGCAGCAGCGCGTCGCGGTGACGGCGGGCTATCAGTTCTCGTCGGCGTGGGACGTATCGGTGTCGTACTCGAACGTGCAGTACATCCCGGGCGTGAACTCGACGTTCCGCAACACGGCGATCTTCAACACCGCGGGCGCGGTGCTGCACTTCAAGCCGTCGGCGACGTGGGATTTCGCGGGCGGCTACGCGTACACGCGAGCGACGCAGTCGAACGGCATCACGAGCGCGGCGCAGTACCATCAGTTCACGCTGTCGCAGTACTACAGCCTGTCGAAGCGCACGGGCCTCTACGCGGTCGAAGCGTATCAGCGCGCGAACGGCAAGACGCTCGCGGGCGGCAAGATCATCGACGCGACCGCATCGATCGGCGACGGCTTCAACGCGTCGCCGTCGTCGTCGCGCAGCCAAGTGGGCCTCGGCGTCGGCCTGATCCACCGCTTCTAAGCGCGGCATTCGGCGCGGCGCTTGCGTCGCGCGCGAAGTCGAACGAGCAGCCGGCCTTCGGGCCGGTTGTTTTTTTGCGTGCGATATTGGCATGCGCGTGTCGTTCACGATCGCTCATCCGCGCGAATGGCGGCGATGTCACCGCGCGCGACGTGTATGTTCGATTTTCGTCCGTTGCCGATTGGCGTGCACGGCGTGCCGCATTCGACAGCGGAAGAACGTTGCATGGAAGATGTGCGCACCGCGCGCCGTTCGCTCGGCCATGCGGATGGCAGCGATGCCCCAGTGCGAGCGGCGTTCGTTCAGCGTGCGTCTATTGGCGACGGGCGTGCATCGATGTGCCGCGCCGGGCGGAAGACGGAGGATGCATCGATGGATCGGGCCGTTTTGCGGTTGTGTGGCCCGCATGCGAGAGCGAGACGGTCGGGCCGTTTTCGTCGCCTCCATGTGATCGGCTGCGCGTCGACGCGCAGCCGCGATCGACGGCCTTTAGCGCGAGACTTCGACGCCGTAGCCCTGCGTGCCGACGCGCAGCACGTTGCCGTCCGGCGTGAATTGGCGGGGGATGTCGGGGGCGGCGGGCGACGGCAGCGCGGGCGTCGCGCGCGGCAAGTCGTCGTCGATCGCGCGCGGCTTCGGCGCGATCTTCACGGCAGTGGGCGGATGATGCATTCGCGCCTCGACGACGCGCGGTGCGACGTGCTTGCGCTTCGCGGCCGGTGCGGGCTTGCGGGCGGACGGATCGTGGCGCGCGCCGATGCTCGGGCCGGTGCGCGCTTCGGGCGGATTCCAGATCTCGACGTATCGCTCGCTTGCGAACGTCGAGGACGTGAAAGCCAATAACAGCAACCCGTATCCAACTCGTTTCACTCTGTCTTCTCCGTGGCCCGTCTCGCGATGCCCGATCGACTTCGGCCGCCTCGCCGATGGGCGAACGGCCCGTCGGACTGTCCGGCGGCACGCGATTTTCGCATGGATCGCCGGTAGCGCGAGCTGTATGAATATACAGCTTTTTCCGGCGATGTCCACCGCTGCGGCGATCTCCTGCGGGCTGTGTCGGTTTTTCGCCGCATCGGCGGATCGGCTTGCGCGCATCGCTTGACGCGACGCGATTTGATTCGGTCGCGATACCGTATACCTTTGTCGAAAACGCACCGGGCGAGGCGGCGGTCCGCACCTGCATGCACCGGTCCGCACGGGCAAGATCCGCATGCCAATCGAGGAGGACGACATGGAACCATCCAGTCACGCATCGGCGCCGCCGCTGCTGCGCGACGATCGCGACGGCGTCGCGACGCTGCGCCTGAATCGGCCGTCGCAGTTCAACGCGTTGTCGGAGGCGCTGCTCGACGCGCTGCAGCGCGAGCTCGCCACGCTCGCCGACGATCCGCGCGTGCGCTGCGTCGTGCTCGCCGCCGAGGGCCGCGCGTTCTGCGCGGGCCACGACCTGCGCGAGATGCGCGGCACGCCCGATCTCGCGTACTACCGCGACCTGTTCGGCCGATGCAGCCGCGTGATGCAGGCGATTCAGGCGCTGCCCGTGCCCGTCGTCGCGCGCGTGCACGGGATCGCGACGGCGGCGGGCTGCCAGCTCGTCGCGTCGTGCGATCTCGCGATCGCCGCCGACACGGCCCGCTTCGCGGTGTCGGGCATCAACGTCGGGCTGTTCTGCTCGACACCCGCCGTCGCGCTTTCCCGCAACGTGTCGACGAAGCGCGCGTTCGACATGCTTGTCACCGGGCGCTTCGTCGATGCGGCGACGGCCGTCGACTGGGGGCTCGTCAACGAGGCGGTGCCGGAGGACGCGCTCGATGCGGCCGTCGCGCGCACGGTCGCGGCGATCGCGTCGAAGAGCCCTGCCGCGGTGCGTTACGGCAAGGCGACGTTCTACCGGCAGCGACAGATGCCGCTCGACGACGCGTACGCGTATGCGTCCGACGTGATGGCGCGCAACATGATGGAACCGGACGCGTGCGAGGGCATCGACGCGTTTCTCGAGAAGCGGCCGGCGCGTTGGCGGGAGTGAGTGCGCGGGTGTGTTTGCGCGGCCGGGCGTGCGGCCGCGGACGTGCGTCGAATGCCGCGAGATCGGTTTCGCACGAGTGGGCGCGTCGTCGATCGCACGCCATCGGCCGGGGGCCGAACTGCTTTGAATGCGCGAGTCGTCCGCGCGGCGCCGAACGCGAAGCCGCCGACGCGGCCGAACGCGTCGCCCGCCGCCGCCCGGCCGATTGCGCTCAGCGCCCGTAGCTGCCCGTTCGCGCGTGCTCGGGCTGCGCCGCCACGGCCGGATACGGATCGACCACCACCGGCACCCGCCGCGCGAGCGCGCACATCAGCTCGTAGCCGATCGTGCCCGCGGCCTCGGCGACGTCGTCGACGCGCACCTGCGCGCCCCACAGCTCGACCGTCGAGCCCACGCCCGCGTTCGGGCACGGCGTGAGATCGACGGTCAGCATGTCCATCGACACGCGCCCGACGACCTGCGTGCGCACGCCGTCGACCGCGATCGGCGTGCCGGTCGGCGCGTGGCGCGGATAGCCGTCCGCGTAGCCGCACGCGACGACGCCGACGCGCACCTCGCGCTCGGCCGCGAAGCGGCGCCCATAGCCGACCGTCTCGCCCGCCGCGAGCGTCTGCACGCCGATGATCCGGCTCGTGACGGTCATCGCCGGCCGCAGCGGCACGTCTGCGATGTGGCGGGCCGCGCCCGTCGGCGATGCGCCGTACAGGATCGTGCCGGGCCGCACCCAGTCGCGATGCGCGCGCGGATGCCACAGCACGGCCGCCGAGTTCGACAGCGTGCGCTCGCCGGGCAGGCCATCAGTCGCCGCGTCGAACGCGCGCATCTGCCAGTCGATCTCGCCTTCGTCGGCGTTCGCGAAGTGCATCATCAGC harbors:
- a CDS encoding porin, producing the protein MKKRTAVAMAAVGLAAVATAHAQSSVTLYGIVDNGIAYQNSSTSLGSTTGGHSAVKMSTGVWAGSRFGLKGSEDLGGGSKAIFQLESGFSTANGTSQFSGGIFTRQAWVGLTNPTYGTLTAGRQYTAYYTLLSPYSPTTWLTGYFGAHPGDIDSLDTSYRTNNSLVYMSPKFYGFTFGGSYAFGGQPGSVNAGSTWSAGIQYMNGPLGVAAAFQRVNNSTPGGGAVWGANSATSNGGAQTAISAINNGYTTAQAQQRVAVTAGYQFSSAWDVSVSYSNVQYIPGVNSTFRNTAIFNTAGAVLHFKPSATWDFAGGYAYTRATQSNGITSAAQYHQFTLSQYYSLSKRTGLYAVEAYQRANGKTLAGGKIIDATASIGDGFNASPSSSRSQVGLGVGLIHRF
- a CDS encoding enoyl-CoA hydratase, whose product is MEPSSHASAPPLLRDDRDGVATLRLNRPSQFNALSEALLDALQRELATLADDPRVRCVVLAAEGRAFCAGHDLREMRGTPDLAYYRDLFGRCSRVMQAIQALPVPVVARVHGIATAAGCQLVASCDLAIAADTARFAVSGINVGLFCSTPAVALSRNVSTKRAFDMLVTGRFVDAATAVDWGLVNEAVPEDALDAAVARTVAAIASKSPAAVRYGKATFYRQRQMPLDDAYAYASDVMARNMMEPDACEGIDAFLEKRPARWRE
- a CDS encoding MOSC domain-containing protein, which translates into the protein MPVISDLFVYPIKSCAGIATVRAQLLVTGLEYDRNWMVADPTGAMITQRTHPKLALVRTEIGERDLVVAAPGMPELRTPLAASALAGAEPLAATIWRDTVNALDAGAHAARWFSEFLGTPARLARFAPNARRVVGAKWTGAFTSYAQFADGFPIMVVGQSSLDDLNARLRRKGASAVPMGRFRPNVVLTGLDAYEEDYVDYLDVQTGNRGVRLSLVKLCTRCPVPTIDQRTGAPDPAWPNEPLDTMSVYRGSAQFDGALTFGKNAIIVNGEGAFLEVGQSVDAEIAFDD
- the alr gene encoding alanine racemase, yielding MPRPIVARIHPDAVAHNLAIVRQKAPRSRVWSVVKANAYGHGIERIYPALANADGIALLDLDEAVRVRELGWTKPILLLEGIFEAADVEIADHHRLTVAVHGDEPLRLLTSAKTMRPIDIQLKMNSGMNRLGYRPDAFRAAWARAAAAPSIGDIALMMHFANADEGEIDWQMRAFDAATDGLPGERTLSNSAAVLWHPRAHRDWVRPGTILYGASPTGAARHIADVPLRPAMTVTSRIIGVQTLAAGETVGYGRRFAAEREVRVGVVACGYADGYPRHAPTGTPIAVDGVRTQVVGRVSMDMLTVDLTPCPNAGVGSTVELWGAQVRVDDVAEAAGTIGYELMCALARRVPVVVDPYPAVAAQPEHARTGSYGR